Genomic window (Gammaproteobacteria bacterium):
TGGCCAAGGGGTATGAGGCATCATCCGTGCATTGCCTCTTCCCCGTGGAGCAGGAACTGCCGGCCTGGAACCAGGCCGGCTTCCTCACCCGCCGCGATACCCAGTTCCACTGGCACAACCGGGACTACAGCGATTTCGAGCACTTCCTGGCGGAGTTCACCGCCGACAAGCGCAAGAAGGTGCGCCGGGAACGGCGCCGCATCGCGGAAGCGGGCATCGAGATGCGCATGCTTGCGGGTGGCGAGCTCGACGCGCCGCTCATGGATGCGCTGTACCGCTTCTATCTCTCCACCTACGAGAAGCGCGGGCGGATGGCTTATCTGGAGAAAGGGTTCTTCGAGGAGCTGCGCCGTACGATGCCGGATGCCCTGCGGGTGTGCTTCGCGTTCCTGCGGGGCGAACCGGTGGCCGCCGCCATCTGCCTGCAGGGCGGCGACACGCTCTACGGCCGCCATTGGGGCTCGGAGCAGGAGTTCCATAGCCTGCATTTCGAGGCTTGCTACTACCAAGGCATCGAGTACTGCATCAAGACCGGTCTACGACATTTCAACCCCGGCACCCAGGGGGAACACAAGATCAGCCGGGGCTTCGAGCCCACCTTCACCTGGTCCACCCACTGGCTGGCGCGGCCGGAGTTCCACGCGGCCATTGACGAATACCTCCGGCGGGAACAGCATCTTGTGACAGCCTACCGCCGCGAGACGGAGGCACACCTGCCGTTCCACGCGGAGCGGCCGGCCCGGGGACACGACGACTGAGGCCGAGAGTCTCATATATATAGATGCACGCACCGCCCTTGAGACGCCTGCGCCCGGAGGACCCGCCGGAAGCCTTCCCGGATCCGGCGCTGGCCTTGCGCGAGCCCGACGGCCTGCTGGCGGTGGGCGGCGACCTCTCTCCGCAACGTCTGCTCTACGCCTACCGCCACGGCATCTTCCCCTGGTACGACGCCGAACTGCCCATCCTCTGGTGGTCGCCGGACCCGCGCGCGGTGATCTTCCCGGATGGCCTGCACGTGAGCCGCTCGCTACACCGGCGCCTGAAGCGCGGCGGCTTCGAGCTCAGCTTCGACCGCGCCTTCGACGCGGTGATGCAGGCCTGTGCCGGACCCCGCCCCCAGTATCCGGAGGGCGGCACCTGGATCAACGCCGAGATGATGGAGGCTTACCGGCGCCTGCACGCGCTCGGCCATGCCCACTCCGTGGAGGTGTGGATGGAGGGGACGCTCGCGGGCGGCCTCTATGGCGTCGCCATCGGCCAGGTGTTCTTCGGCGAATCCATGTTCAGCCGCGTCACGGACGGCTCCAAGATCGCGCTGGTCTCGCTGGCGCGGCGGCTGTGGGACTGGGGCTACGCGTTCATCGACTGCCAGGTGCATTCCGAGCACCTGGCGAGCCTCGGCAGCGCCCGGGTGCCGCGCGGCGAGTTCCTGCGGCTGCTGGAGCGGCATTGTGCCGGCGCCGTGAGTGCCTCCGCCTGGAGCGCCTGACATGCGCGACACCGCCCGCCTCGACCTCATGATCACGCCGGAGCACCCCTGCAACTACCTGCCGGACCGAACCGCCCGCACCGTGTTCGTGGATCCCCGTGTCTCCATGGAC
Coding sequences:
- the aat gene encoding leucyl/phenylalanyl-tRNA--protein transferase, coding for MRPEDPPEAFPDPALALREPDGLLAVGGDLSPQRLLYAYRHGIFPWYDAELPILWWSPDPRAVIFPDGLHVSRSLHRRLKRGGFELSFDRAFDAVMQACAGPRPQYPEGGTWINAEMMEAYRRLHALGHAHSVEVWMEGTLAGGLYGVAIGQVFFGESMFSRVTDGSKIALVSLARRLWDWGYAFIDCQVHSEHLASLGSARVPRGEFLRLLERHCAGAVSASAWSA
- a CDS encoding GNAT family N-acetyltransferase → MKVQVHDSIDGISPAEWNRLAGDNPFLNHAFLAALEHSGSADATSGWRALHLSCRDETGSLLGALPLYLKSHSYGEFVFDWAWADAYQRHGLSYYPKLVSAAPFSPVPGPRLLVMPGAERGGVVAALLEELRALAKGYEASSVHCLFPVEQELPAWNQAGFLTRRDTQFHWHNRDYSDFEHFLAEFTADKRKKVRRERRRIAEAGIEMRMLAGGELDAPLMDALYRFYLSTYEKRGRMAYLEKGFFEELRRTMPDALRVCFAFLRGEPVAAAICLQGGDTLYGRHWGSEQEFHSLHFEACYYQGIEYCIKTGLRHFNPGTQGEHKISRGFEPTFTWSTHWLARPEFHAAIDEYLRREQHLVTAYRRETEAHLPFHAERPARGHDD